One Setaria viridis chromosome 7, Setaria_viridis_v4.0, whole genome shotgun sequence genomic region harbors:
- the LOC117862412 gene encoding ABC transporter C family member 2, translating into MGFDPMDWYCQPVKHGAWSHVVENAFGPYTPCGIDTLVVCISHLALFGVCFYRIWRTTRDYRVQRYKLRSPYYNYLLGLLLVYCIAEPLYRIATGTSIMNLDGQPGLAPFEIVSLIIESAAWCCMLVMILLETRIYIYEFRWYIRFVVIYVLIGEAAMFNLVLSVRQYYSSSSIFYLYCSEIVCQFLFGILMVVYLPSLDPYPGYTPIRNEELVDNTDYEPLPSGEQICPERHANIFSRIFFSWMTPLMQQGYKRPITDKDIWKLDTWDETETLYSRFQKCWNDELRKPKPWLLRALHSSLWGRFWLGGFFKIGNDASQFVGPLILNLLLESMQKGDPSWSGYIYAFSIFAGVSLGVLAEAQYFQNVMRVGFRLRSTLIAAVFRKSLRLTNDSRRKFASGRITNLISTDAESLQQVCQQLHSLWSAPFRIVISMILLYAQLGPAALVGALMLVLLFPIQTVIISKMQKLTKEGLQRTDKRISLMNEVLAAMDTVKCYAWEQSFQSKVQDIRDDELSWFRRAQLLAALNSFILNSIPVIVTVVSFGVYSLLGGDLTPAKAFTSLSLFAVLRFPLFMLPNLITQVVNCKVSLKRLEDLLLAEERLLLPNPPIDPELPAISIKNGYFSWESQAERPTLSNVNLDVPVGSLVAIVGSTGEGKTSLISAMLGEIPPVSGSDTSVVIRGSVAYVPQVSWIFNATVRDNILFGSPFQAPRYEKAIDVTSLRHDLHLLPGGDLTEIGERGVNISGGQKQRVSMARAVYSDSDVYIFDDPLSALDAHVGRQVFDKCIKEELQHKTRVLVTNQLHFLPYVDKIVLIHDGVIKEEGTFDELSNSGELFKKLMENAGKMEEQVEEKQDESKSQDVAKQTENGDVVIVDGGSQKSQDDSNKTKPGKSVLIKQEERETGVISAKVLSRYKNALGGVWVVSILFFCYALTEVLRISSSTWLSIWTDQGSLKIHGPGYYNLIYGILSFGQVLVTLSNSYWLIISSLRAAKRLHDAMLRSILRAPMVFFHTNPLGRIINRFSKDLGDVDRNVAVFVNMFMAQISQLLSTFVLIGFVSTMSLWAIMPLLILFYAAYLYYQTTSREVKRLDSITRSPVYAQFSEALNGLSTIRAYKAYDRMANINGRSMDNNIRFTLVNMSSNRWLAIRLETLGGIMIWFTATFAVMQNQRAENQKAFASTMGLLLTYTLNITNLLTAVLRLASLAENSLNAVERVGTYIELPSEAPPVIEDHRPPPGWPSSGVIKFEDVVLRYRPELPPVLHGISFIINGSEKVGIVGRTGAGKSSMLNALFRIVELERGRILIDDCDTSKFGIWDLRKVLGIIPQAPVLFSGSVRFNLDPFNEHNDADLWEALERAHLKDVIRRNALGLDAEVSEAGENFSVGQRQLLSLARALLRRAKILVLDEATAAVDVRTDALIQKTIREEFKSCTMLIIAHRLNTVIDCDRLLILSAGQVLEFDSPENLLSNEDSAFSKMVQSTGPSNAEYLKSLVFGSGEERSRREEIKLQDIQRRWVASNRWAEAAQFALARSLTSSHSDLLALEAAEGNNILRRTKDAVITLQSVLEGKHNSEIDESLNQYQVPADRWWSSLYKVIEGLATMSRLGRNRLQQPSYNFENNGSIDWDQM; encoded by the exons ATGGGGTTTGACCCAATGGATTGGTACTGCCAGCCGgtcaagcatggtgcttggtcGCATGTGGTGGAGAATGCATTCGGCCCCTACACTCCGTGTGGCATCGACACCTTGGTGGTGTGCATCTCACACCTCGCACTCTTTGGTGTTTGCTTCTATCGTATATGGAGGACAACGAGGGACTACAGAGTGCAGCGATACAAGTTACGTTCACCGTACTACAACTATCTGCTTGGGCTGCTACTGGTGTACTGCATAGCAGAGCCGCTGTATCGGATTGCCACTGGTACctccatcatgaacttggatggGCAGCCGGGTCTTGCTCCATTTGAG ATCGTCTCATTGATCATTGAGTCTGCTGCTTGGTGCTGTATGCTTGTAATGATTCTTCTGGAGACAAGAATTTATATCTATGAGTTCAGATGGTACATCCGGTTTGTGGTCATTTATGTGTTGATTGGGGAAGCTGCTATGTTTAATCTTGTGCTCTCAGTGAGGCAGTACTACAGTTCGAG TTCAATCTTTTACTTATACTGCAGTGAGATTGTATGCCAG TTCTTGTTTGGAATTCTCATGGTGGTTTATCTGCCTAGCTTGGATCCTTATCCGGGTTATACCCCTATCAGGAATGAGGAGCTGGTCGACAATACTGATTATGAACCTCTTCCTAGTGGAGAGCAGATTTGCCCTGAGAGACATGCCAACATATTTTCCA GAATATTCTTTTCATGGATGACTCCTCTAATGCAACAAGGATATAAAAGGCCCATCACAGATAAGGATATTTGGAAACTAGACACCTGGGATGAGACTGAAACTTTGTATAGCCG ATTCCAGAAATGCTGGAATGATGAGCTTCGAAAACCAAAACCTTGGCTGTTACGAGCTCTTCACAGCAGCCTTTGGGGAAG GTTCTGGCTGGGAGGGTTTTTTAAG ATTGGCAATGATGCTTCTCAATTTGTTGGTCCACTCATATTGAACCTGTTGTTAGAG TCTATGCAAAAGGGTGATCCATCTTGGAGCGGGTACATCTACGCTTTCTCAATCTTTGCCGGAGTG TCACTGGGAGTTCTTGCTGAGGCACAGTACTTCCAGAATGTCATGCGTGTCGGTTTCAGGTTGAGGTCCACATTG ATTGCAGCTGTTTTCCGCAAGTCCTTGCGACTGACTAATGATAGTCGTAGGAAGTTTGCTTCTGGGAGGATTACCAATTTGATTTCGACTGACGCTGAGTCCCTTCAG CAAGTGTGCCAGCAGCTTCACAGCCTATGGTCTGCGCCTTTCCGCATAGTTATCTCCATGATCCTTCTATATGCACAGCTTGGTCCTGCAGCATTAGTTGGTGCGCTCATGTTGGTTCTTTTGTTTCCAATTCAG acaGTCATCATCAGCAAAATGCAAAAACTTACCAAGGAGGGGTTGCAAAGGACCGACAAGCGAATCAGTCTCATGAATGAAGTGTTAGCTGCTATGGATACAGTCAA GTGTTATGCTTGGGAGCAAAGCTTCCAGTCGAAGGTGCAGGACATCCGCGATGATGAGCTTTCTTGGTTCCGCAGGGCTCAGTTGCTTGCTGCG CTGAATAGCTTTATCCTGAACAGTATCCCGGTTATTGTCACTGTTGTTTCATTTGGTGTATATTCTCTACTGGGAGGTGACTTGACACCAGCAAAGGCGTTTACTTCTCTTTCATTATTTGCAGTCTTAAGGTTTCCACTTTTCATGTTGCCGAATCTGATAACTCAG GTGGTTAATTGCAAGGTATCATTGAAGCGCCTGGAAGATCTCCTGTTGGCTGAAGAGAGATTGCTTCTGCCAAATCCACCTATTGATCCTGAGCTTCCGGCCATTTCTATCAAGAATGGGTATTTTTCATGGGAATCACAG GCTGAGAGACCAACTTTATCAAATGTCAATCTGGATGTACCTGTTGGAAGTTTAGTTGCAATAGTAGGAAGTACTGGGGAGGGTAAAACTTCTCTCATATCTGCCATGCTTGGAGAAATACCACCAGTGTCGGGATCAGATACCTCAGTGGTCATTCGTGGATCGGTGGCTTATGTTCCTCAAGTTTCGTGGATCTTCAATGCCACC GTCCGGGACAACATATTGTTTGGGTCTCCTTTTCAAGCCCCACGCTATGAGAAAGCAATAGATGTAACTTCATTGCGCCATGACCTTCACCTACTCCCA GGAGGCGATCTCACAGAGATTGGTGAAAGAGGAGTTAATATTAGTGGGGGACAGAAGCAAAGAGTTTCAATGGCAAGAGCTGTGTATTCGGATTCAGATGTATACATATTTGATGATCCACTCAGTGCATTAGATGCCCATGTTGGCCGTCAG GTATTTGACAAATGTATCAAAGAAGAACTACAGCATAAAACACGGGTTCTTGTTACCAATCAGCTGCATTTTCTGCCATATGTCGATAAAATAGTGCTGATTCATGATGGTGTAATTAAAGAGGAGGGCACTTTTGATGAACTTAGCAACAGCGGCGAACTCTTCAAGAAGCTTATGGAAAATGCTGGGAAAATGGAGGAACAAGTAGAAGAGAAGCAGGATGAAAGCAAATCACAGGATGTTGCAAAACAAACTGAGAATGGGGATGTTGTAATAGTTGATGGAGGTTCGCAGAAGAGCCAGGATGATTCTAATAAAACAAAACCGGGTAAATCTGTTCTTATTAAGCAAGAGGAAAGGGAAACAGGAGTTATCAGTGCGAAGGTCCTTTCACG TTACAAAAATGCACTGGGAGGGGTGTGGGTGGTATCCATACTCTTCTTTTGCTATGCACTGACTGAAGTTCTTCGTATTTCAAGTAGCACATGGTTGAGCATTTGGACTGATCAGGGTTCTCTGAAAATTCATGGCCCTGGTTACTACAATTTGATCTATGGAATTCTTTCTTTCGGACAG GTTCTAGTCACTCTCTCAAACTCTTACTGGTTGATTATATCAAGTCTTCGGGCAGCAAAAAGGCTGCATGATGCCATGCTTCGGTCAATATTAAGAGCTCCCATGGTATTTTTTCATACCAACCCACTTGGACGGATCATCAACAGATTTTCAAAGGATTTGGGTGACGTTGACAGGAATGTTGCTGTCTTTGTCAATATGTTTATGGCACAAATATCTCAATTGCTCTCAACTTTTGTTCTCATCGGATTTGTCAGCACTATGTCTCTCTGGGCCATCATGCCGCTCCTGATTTTGTTTTATGCAGCTTACCTCTATTACCAG ACAACATCTCGCGAGGTGAAGCGTCTGGATTCCATTACCAGGTCTCCCGTGTATGCTCAGTTCTCAGAGGCTCTGAATGGTCTGTCCACAATCCGTGCGTATAAAGCCTATGATAGAATGGCAAACATAAATGGGAGATCAATGGACAACAACATTAGGTTCACACTCGTGAACATGAGTTCAAATAGGTGGCTAGCTATTCGTCTGGAAACACTGGGTGGCATCATGATATGGTTCACAGCAACTTTTGCTGTTATGCAAAATCAACGAGCAGAGAATCAGAAGGCCTTTGCATCTACAATGGGTCTACTTCTTACTTACACTCTCAATATTACCAATTTGCTCACAGCTGTCCTTCGTCTTGCTAGTCTTGCTGAAAATAGTTTAAATGCTGTTGAACGGGTGGGAACATACATTGAGTTGCCTTCTGAAGCTCCCCCTGTCATTGAGGACCATAGGCCACCCCCTGGTTGGCCATCATCAGGTGTCATCAAGTTTGAAGATGTCGTTCTTCGATATCGACCAGAACTTCCTCCTGTTCTTCATGGCATATCTTTCATTATTAATGGAAGTGAGAAAGTAGGAATAGTTGGCAGAACAGGTGCTGGTAAATCTAGCATGCTCAATGCTTTGTTTCGTATCGTGGAGCTTGAAAGAGGGAGGATATTGATCGATGATTGTGACACTTCCAAGTTTGGAATTTGGGACCTGCGCAAAGTTCTAGGAATAATACCACAAGCACCAGTTCTATTTTCAG GTTCTGTTCGATTTAATCTGGATCCTTTTAATGAGCACAACGATGCGGATCTCTGGGAGGCTCTGGAAAGGGCTCATCTAAAGGATGTTATCAGGAGGAATGCTCTTGGACTAGATGCTGAG GTTTCTGAAGCTGGTGAAAATTTTAGTGTTGGACAACGGCAGCTGTTGAGCTTAGCTCGTGCGCTGCTGAGAAGAGCAaagatacttgttcttgatgaggCGACAGCAGCAGTTGATGTACGGACTGATGCTCTTATTCAGAAAACCATCCGAGAAGAATTCAAGAGTTGCACAATGCTCATAATTGCTCACCGTTTGAACACTGTCATTGACTGTGACAGGTTGCTTATTCTAAGTGCTGGGCAG GTTCTGGAATTTGACTCACCTGAGAATCTTCTGAGCAATGAGGACAGTGCTTTCTCCAAGATGGTGCAGAGTACAGGACCTAGCAACGCAGAATATCTCAAG AGTCTTGTATTcggaagtggagaggagagatcACGGAGAGAAGAAATCAAGCTGCAAGATATTCAAAGGAGATGGGTGGCTTCTAATCGATGGGCAGAAGCTGCCCAATTTGCGCTTGCTAGAAGCCTCACATCATCACACAGTGACCTCCTCGCCCTAGAAGCTGCTGAGGGAAATAATATCCTCAGGAGAACAAAGGATGCTGTAATCACTCTGCAAAGTGTTCTAGAAGGGAAGCACAATTCTGAAATTGATGAATCCCTAAATCAGTATCAGGTCCCAGCTGACCGGTGGTGGTCATCGCTTTACAAAGTCATCGAAG GCCTCGCCACGATGAGCAGATTGGGCCGCAACCGCCTGCAGCAACCTTCCTACAATTTTGAGAACAACGGTTCTATTGACTGGGACCAAATGTAG